The Triticum aestivum cultivar Chinese Spring chromosome 4B, IWGSC CS RefSeq v2.1, whole genome shotgun sequence sequence TATGGCAAGCCCAAAAAGATGGTTATCTGTTGATTGCCTACCAAATTACATTGCATATCTCTACAAAAATTGCCGAACATTGACAGGTTTTGGCATTGCCAAATATTGGCTTGCCAATGTTTTTGCTGCAGACCAAGCATACCTTTAACTATTTAAGATGAGCATAAGTGAGAAGTCATTATCAAATCTTTAGAGTTTTGTAGCCTTGATGTTAAAGGatatttggtactccctccgtcccatagtataagatcttattacatccaatatgtgagtatattggatgtaataagatcttgtattatgggacggagggagtaaatattATAGCTCTATGTAGGCTGCATAGATGGGATGTTGGAATATTTAAAATTTGGTGCATTTATGAATTATGACAGCTAGTCTAACTTTGGCCATTTATTATATATTTTATTTATAAACACCTAGATTCGCCATGGAGAAAAATAAATAAGCATGTTTGTTGTGAACATATACTTCGCACATTATTATCTTTTTTTACTACCATATTATCTTAGTAGTCAAACTACATGACGACATAGTAGATTGGCAAGTTTTCCAGACTCTCAGGCTGCAGCTGCGAAAAGTTACACATATGATCATATTGATGCCATTATGTTATCCTGCGAAAAGTTAATGTTATTTAGAGTGTTGAAGCATTTCAGTGGTTAATTTCTTGCGCATGCGAGAAGTTCATCTGAGCTGTCTGCTATTCATTATAGGATCTAACCATTATTATGGTGGTATGGGGACACTGGGGAATTTGCTATGCTGTTCATTCTAGGATGATTTATGTTGCGCTTCCTATGTGTTTGCTCCTTTGGCTGTCTCATAGTACATTGTAAAGTTGCTTATCAAAGGTGTGCTAGGATGGTGTATGGTATTATGTGTGTTGTAACTTATGCCTattcaatgtactccctccgtccggaaatacttgtcgtacAAATGGATAAAattagatgtatctagaactaaaatacgtctagatacatccattcccccgacaagtatttccggacggagggagtacttagtaaTATGTCATGATTATCCCTGTAAAAATACGACACCCCACATCAGTCAGTAATTTAATGTATCCTAACAGTGTCACCAAAGTGACCGTTTGCTATTATTTGCAGGATGGGCAAGAGGGCTTGAGTTCACTAGTTCATATCATTGGCAATATTCAATCATTGCTTCTTACAATCATGTGTGCTGCTGTCAAGATGATTGTATGGAGAAAACTCTCGTGCTCTGGAACCTCGGATGAGGCTGACCAGTTGGAGAGTTCTTGCCTTGTAGATGCAGCCATTGCGTTTTGCAAACTTCAGCATCTTGATCCAACGATATCGGTCAAAACTCAGGTATGTGTTTCCTTCATATTACTGATAAGATTTATGGTGTTGATTTTTTGATGTTCAATTTACTTCTGTTCACCTATGCAGGTTGACTTAATTGTCGCAGTCCATGATTTGCTTGCTGAGTATGGGCTCTGCTGTGCCGGAAGGGATGGTCAAGGGGAGGAAGGGACTTTCCTCAAGTTTGCAGTCAAGCATCTCATGGCACTAGACGTGAAGCTAAAATCTCAACTTAGTAGGTTTTTCTTAGCAAACTTATTCTGTTGGACATGTTTCTTTGTCAGTTAACAGCTTGCACTGGTCTTCTCTATCTTTATTATCTAGATCCAAATGGGGCGGAAGGAGATTCGCTTCCAGACAATGGCAGAGCAGAGGATAGTGTAACTGGGGAACGCTCTATTTGTGATGATAAGCATAactctgaggatgaggaagaaTCGGGTAGGCCTCGATTACCCTGACCATTTTTATAATGTGTatctcctactccctccgtccggaaatacttgtcatcaaaatggataaaaggagatgtatgtagacgtattttagttttagatacatccctttttattcatttttgatgacgagtatttttggacggagggagtatttattactATGTGGTAGAGAACTACAGATGTTGTATAATGCCAAGATGATGCTGGCTAGTTTTGTCTCTGTGAGCATATAGAACTGGTCCTTACTCCTTAATTCTTTGTGCTGCACTGAAAGTATTAATTAATAAATAAACAATGTAGCCTTTTGTTGGTGTTTATCCTGATAAATGCTCTGCCAATGCAGACTTGGAGGAAATGCAATCAAGTATCGATAGTGCCTTGGACCAGGCTTTTTTCTGCTTATATGGTTTGAAGATAAACCCGGATTCTTGCAGTGAAGATGATCTAGCCGTACATAAAAATGCAAGCCGCGGTGACTATCAAACAAAAGAACAGTGTGCTGATGTGTTTCAGTATGTCCTACCATATGCAAAAGAGCTATCCGTGAGTAAATTCATAATGAGCTGTTAGTTTCAGTTTTGATATGAATCATTAAATATAGAGAAAAATTAATGGATTTTCTGTTCATAATTTATTATTTCAGAAAACTGGTTTGGTTAAACTACGGAGAGTGCTGCGCGCGATACGTAAACATTTTCTGCAGCCACCTTCTGAAATATTAGTTAATAACCCTCTTGACAATTTCCTGGACGGAACTGATTCATGTGAAAAGACACTCTGTGAAATTTATGATACCCATGGATCTAGGGAAGCAGTCCTGAATGTACTGTTTCCAGGTGAAACAGGCTATGAAGCATTCAAGAAACTTTCCGCTGACAGGTTTTACATTGAACCTAGACTCCCTTAAGCACTGAAACAGAATAGTAGAGGATATACACTAACTATTTTTTGTGTGACTAATTCATACAGCTCTGAGCCTTACTCAGATGTTTATGGAAGCCTGTATCACTACATCGCAGAAGCTGAAGATACAAGTCCCAGCGACAAGTACACAGGTTTTGTGTTGAAAAAGGAAGGAGGAGAATTTGTCGAACAAAGTGCAAATCTTTTCAAGTATGATCTGTTGTATAACCCATTACGGTTTGAAAGCTGGCAAAGGCTTTCAAGTTTATATGATGAGGTAATATTCTTAGTTATGCCAATTGGCTGAAGTTTGGCTTGTATTATAGTCAATGCTGTTGTATAACCGGTGTTTGTCATGCGTCCACAGGAAGTTGACCTGTTGCTGAACGATGGTAGTAAGCATATAAGCATTTTGGATTGGCGAACAAATACACCTTTAATTCAAAGGGTTGAGGCAGGCCGTAGACATAGTCGACGCAGCCTGATGATGAGTTTAATATTGGCTAGAACTATTCCTGATCAGGTGTGTCCATCAGTCTATCGTTTTTCTGGTACTCGCCAGCGAGATGCCTTTGTGTTAGTTTGTTATTCCATTTTTCTAGATCAAAACTTGGACACTGTTGGGAATGACATCTAATCACCTTTTTTCAGGTTGAAATGCATGAATTGTTGGCCCTAGTTTACTATGACAGCATTCAAAACGTGGTACCTTTTTATGATCAAAGAGCTACATTGCCTGTGAAGGATGCAACATGGGACATTAACTGCCAAAATTCGATGAAGCAATTTGAGAAGGCTTTTGAACTCATGTAATCTGACACACAAAACCTGTACTCAtcttctattttctgttttttcgAAACACAATACAGACATAGACTCTCACAAACACGCACACACTCACCACTATGAATGTAGCATGCACACCCTAGCTCTACGCTACCTCTGAGAGTCGAGTCGTACATGTAATGATATATTATGCTTATTTACCTTGCAGGTCTCAGTGGCTCCATGCATTTTACCTTGGAAAGCTGTGTGAGAAACTGGGGCATTCACCTGCTAAGGCATTTTCATACTACAAGAAAGCCATCACATTGAATCCAACGGCAGTTGACCCGGTTTACAGGATGCATGCATCACGCTTGAAATTACTTTATACCCGAGGGAAACAGAATCTTAATGTGATACAGGTTTGTTAAGATAAAATATGTCAATTGATTTTTAAACAAATGTAGAGAAATGTTAGGCAGCAGTTTAGTCTCTTCATTTGATGGTTTTAGTATACTCCTGTCCTCACCCGGATATGCTTTTGCATATTGACTCACTTGTGAGTGATGGTATGGAATGTTCCACCAGTGAAgccatgctcatgttgataatcAAATGGCTGAATCTGTCTGTTTCTTCAGATGGTTTCACTTCTAAAAAGGTTAATTTAGCACATTAGTGAAGTACATTTATAACTGTATCTTGGACAAGATCTGGCATCTTGATAGCTCAGGTGGTTAAATTCACTGGATTTTAGGGGCTATGCTAGGCATAGCAGTTCTATAAGGCATTCTTATATATAATAAATAATGGTTCCATACAGGCCATATAAATAATTAAAGTTCTAGAACAACGTAAGCAATAGTTTCACTAAGTTCAACAACCACCAACCAAGTTTCTCATAGATAAAAAAACCTGACACGTGTGATGTCAAAATGCCAACTAAACAAGTGCGGCCTTATGTTCTATATAGCCCTATAGGATAAACTAGATGTGGTTCGGGCTATATTACACATGAAATGAGCTAACGAGCTGCTGATGAACCAGCTTGGCTCATTAAGACAACGGGTGAAAAGACGAAGCAGTGCTCGGCTCAGCTCGTTCTTACGAACTGAGCCACCGACAAGTGAGCCCAAGTCAGCTCAGGATCTTCGAGCTCTTTGGCTATTGGGCAACTTGTCTGGCACCAAGAGCTCAATTTTAAATATTATATATAACACCAAAGTGTGAATTAGAATCTTAAGTATTATAATTTTGTAATGTCAAAATACTTTATGAGACCTTCGTCATTCTGGATTTCCAATCAGCGATGCATCCTTGTTTGTAGTTATGGTTTTATTTGTGTCATAGTAGTTTAGTAATAGATAATTAAATATTAACTTTGTGGATTGTGTGGTTTGTAGGTAGTTGCTGATTACACATACAATCAGTCGACTAAGGAAAATGTCTTGAGCATGTTGGGGTCCTCTGAACAGAATGATAATGTTCTGGATGATGCGGAGGGAAATAAGTTAGTTAAGCCTGATTTACTTGATAAAGCATGGCACATCCTTTATGATGACTGTCTGCATGCCCTTGGTACTTGTGTGGAAGGGGAGTTAAAGCATTTCCACAAGGCAAGGTACAAGCTTGCTCAAGGATTTTATAGAAGGGGTGAAGCAGGGGACCTGGAGCGGGCTAAGGAAGAGCTCTCATTTTGTTTCAAATCCACTCGCTCTTCCTTTACAGTGAACATGTGGGAAATTGATGGTGCTGTTAGAAAAGGAAGGTAAAGCCTCTTTTGCTACATGTTTAATGTTGTTCTGAACTTACATACTGATGTAATTGACTTTTACAACTTCTGATATTGATAGTTCCCCCAAAGAATTCTTATTGTCCGTTCTTTCTTTCAGGAGGAAAAACCCGAATATTGGTGTATCCAGAAAGAATCTGGAGGTCAGTTTATCAGAAAGTTCACGAAAATTCATTACATGCATCAGGAAGTATATGATACTATACTTGGACCTGTTGGAGAAGAACATGGATTTGTGGACTCTTGAGAGGGCATACACATACCTGCGAACCGATAAGAGGGTACCTCCTAATTATCAGTATAATGATGTTAATACATACCTTTTTTCTGGATATACAATAACTATTTGTTCTCTTTTGTAGTTTGCTCTATGTTTGGGTGATATTGTTCCTGTCGGTCTCGGGAAGTATCTTCAAGTTTTAACAGCAGCGATCCGTGATCCTGAGATCCGTCGAGTTTGTGGTGATGTTTCTACTGAGCAACTACTTGAGAAAATGTTTGGCATATTCATGGACCATGCAAACATGTTGGCTGATATAAACACCATACCAGAGGTGAACAGTCCAGAGTTGTCAGAAAGCAATCTTTACGGGTAAGTAATTCAATCAGAGTGCAATACACTATTCTTTAAGCTAGACAGTTGTTTTATTAGTGCTTCCTTATGGCAGCTATATCCACCAATATATCCATTTGCTCGAAAGCGATGTCCGAGTAGATGTTCTTGAAGCACTAAACGAGAAGATAAGAAAGCGTTTCAAGACACCTAAATTGTCAAATAGCAACTTTGCGAAGATCTGTAAGCATGCTTCTCTGTCGTGGTGCCGGTGTATACTCATCAAACTGGCCTCAATCACCCCGCTGCCTGAATCTATGGACACAGACAATCAGCCTGTCCCATTATCTAATGGCCTTCTACTTTACGTTGATCTGCAACCTGATGAGCTCCTTATCTCATCCCCTGATGGGCCTACCCAATTCAAAGGTCTTGACATGAATTGGTTTGAGACACTCGCTAGAATTAAAAACATTCCAATCAGACAGACATCCGAGGATAACATGGAGACTGCAGTTACTGTAATGAAGAGCACTTACAACTTTTATCGGGACAGTTCTTGTGGAACATTTCCCTCAGGTATTAATCTCTACACAGTAACCCCATCCCAGGCATCTGTTGAAGGGTCATTACAGCAAGCCCCCGGTATAGTTGACATCCTTGACCTAAGCATCCCAAGGAAGCTCCTTCTGTGGGTATATACATTAGTTCACGGTCGATATTGCAACATATCCGCTGTCGTAAAGTACTGCGATGAGATGAAGGTACGTCCTGCACTGCTCATCTTGGGAGTACTTGCTGTGTAGCTTTTCATCCTTCACATCATTTCATTCCTTCTGCAGGCAAGAAATAAAAGAGGAACCCTAACGGCGGCAGCTTCGTCGCAAGTCACGCCTCCAGCACCGCACAGCTCTGTTTCTTCTCATGGTATTCCACGCAACTCCTGACATCTGGACGGTAGGA is a genomic window containing:
- the LOC123090704 gene encoding calcineurin-binding protein 1, which codes for MFSIAAINESDTVGQWEPLAPTKEAQESALSHKYHEGLLKLQEKDYTKACELLEDVLKDPLISEIQVENIGSDQHLLQLRFLTLKNLASVFLRQGSKFYDNALRCYLQAVELDTNDSVVWNHLGTLSCTMGLLSISRWAFEQGLLCSPNNWNCMEKLLEVLIAIRDEVACLSVANLILMNWPSHHRALHVKKTIEDVEPVPFAPRGIDILEPKHAKLEFSNKRKSADNVLNQETRKRSKRGATLQLVEAKWTSVLDGIISLLTAKNVKADENHCANTENRCSDTEGTVKGLAYNTVDVVLSIGTSKPMESAGESENVLYRDGESLQSHDGTPTVKEKDVNSDREHPHERRSRRLERLRSRKPEKDENESNGKDLSHAITQFLDSFILKGASTAYKTDSSGSADISNPEIPTYTSDREADDVKQFLLKICKNNGPCHIGFLLLEEIAHINIPFQDYFANFVELDKLTRGWAQDRSALCSLFLAELYYDRAICSGSPSTSSELSDSSYHLCKVIESVAMELPLSVEKMNSTSFDLDKENCKAEIRSSDKTERNASDTTKSCSNSNGTISSNMFCDETSSSNTDYVFWIRFFWLSGCLSLAQKCKEKAYKEFNVALSLLRSSSKTNGSREFIPLPHSKLVKFLTADRILREINLIKLDYLLWKNDENINNITHTEFKELLPPLLLSTNGVYGGNAYDLPSESENVISLELGALDVLISACEKAKPMNVNIYLDSHRRKIQVLTVAAGMIGSITPHKGNISSDADFVEAMNRNRLDSVVDAVKDVSRSVSTAKDVIDQCGTSDGQEGLSSLVHIIGNIQSLLLTIMCAAVKMIVWRKLSCSGTSDEADQLESSCLVDAAIAFCKLQHLDPTISVKTQVDLIVAVHDLLAEYGLCCAGRDGQGEEGTFLKFAVKHLMALDVKLKSQLNPNGAEGDSLPDNGRAEDSVTGERSICDDKHNSEDEEESDLEEMQSSIDSALDQAFFCLYGLKINPDSCSEDDLAVHKNASRGDYQTKEQCADVFQYVLPYAKELSKTGLVKLRRVLRAIRKHFLQPPSEILVNNPLDNFLDGTDSCEKTLCEIYDTHGSREAVLNVLFPGETGYEAFKKLSADSSEPYSDVYGSLYHYIAEAEDTSPSDKYTGFVLKKEGGEFVEQSANLFKYDLLYNPLRFESWQRLSSLYDEEVDLLLNDGSKHISILDWRTNTPLIQRVEAGRRHSRRSLMMSLILARTIPDQVEMHELLALVYYDSIQNVVPFYDQRATLPVKDATWDINCQNSMKQFEKAFELMSQWLHAFYLGKLCEKLGHSPAKAFSYYKKAITLNPTAVDPVYRMHASRLKLLYTRGKQNLNVIQVVADYTYNQSTKENVLSMLGSSEQNDNVLDDAEGNKLVKPDLLDKAWHILYDDCLHALGTCVEGELKHFHKARYKLAQGFYRRGEAGDLERAKEELSFCFKSTRSSFTVNMWEIDGAVRKGRRKNPNIGVSRKNLEVSLSESSRKFITCIRKYMILYLDLLEKNMDLWTLERAYTYLRTDKRFALCLGDIVPVGLGKYLQVLTAAIRDPEIRRVCGDVSTEQLLEKMFGIFMDHANMLADINTIPEVNSPELSESNLYGYIHQYIHLLESDVRVDVLEALNEKIRKRFKTPKLSNSNFAKICKHASLSWCRCILIKLASITPLPESMDTDNQPVPLSNGLLLYVDLQPDELLISSPDGPTQFKGLDMNWFETLARIKNIPIRQTSEDNMETAVTVMKSTYNFYRDSSCGTFPSGINLYTVTPSQASVEGSLQQAPGIVDILDLSIPRKLLLWVYTLVHGRYCNISAVVKYCDEMKARNKRGTLTAAASSQVTPPAPHSSVSSHVTSKEKSAHSVSSEAQEANASAPLAASVPLHQEAEGSASLIATEAQKPSTVASQLSRSGSSRTTESAPDGGQGNAGAA